One Halorientalis litorea DNA segment encodes these proteins:
- a CDS encoding DUF7563 family protein, with product MPKCNHCSAHVSEQFARVFADEFGQVHACPSCSANAGIAEVARERAHEA from the coding sequence ATGCCAAAGTGTAATCACTGTAGCGCGCACGTCTCCGAGCAGTTCGCTCGGGTCTTCGCGGATGAGTTCGGCCAAGTTCACGCCTGCCCGAGCTGTTCGGCGAACGCTGGCATCGCCGAAGTAGCCCGCGAGCGCGCTCACGAGGCATGA
- a CDS encoding GNAT family N-acetyltransferase, with the protein MRVHEARSDALPAAMTVFDSAMLQTDAGAVEAAIDGADLLVATSEGRVLGACLLDGHEIEAIAVRPGRRGQGIGTALVAAAADRRGRLVAEFDPRVRPFWDALGFEIEVVADGRLRGVRSVE; encoded by the coding sequence GTGCGAGTCCACGAAGCACGCTCGGATGCCCTCCCGGCAGCGATGACCGTCTTCGACAGCGCGATGCTCCAAACCGACGCGGGAGCGGTCGAGGCCGCCATCGACGGTGCGGACCTGCTCGTCGCCACCAGCGAGGGGCGCGTCCTCGGGGCGTGTCTCCTCGACGGGCACGAAATCGAGGCTATCGCGGTTCGACCCGGCCGCCGCGGACAGGGCATCGGGACGGCACTGGTCGCCGCCGCCGCCGACCGACGGGGTCGCCTCGTCGCCGAGTTCGACCCACGTGTCCGCCCGTTCTGGGACGCACTCGGGTTCGAAATCGAGGTGGTGGCGGACGGCCGACTTCGTGGCGTGCGGTCGGTCGAGTGA
- the samp2 gene encoding ubiquitin-like small modifier protein SAMP2, with product MVTVDVVGGETRELDPADLGADPTYADLLAAVGFSPHEVSVLVDDAPVPEDRPLDADHVRILRLVKGG from the coding sequence ATGGTTACGGTCGATGTCGTCGGCGGGGAGACGCGCGAACTCGACCCCGCCGACCTCGGGGCGGACCCGACGTACGCGGACCTCCTCGCCGCCGTCGGGTTCAGCCCGCACGAAGTGTCCGTGCTGGTCGACGACGCACCGGTCCCGGAGGACCGGCCACTCGACGCCGACCACGTGCGCATCCTCCGACTCGTCAAGGGGGGCTGA
- the larB gene encoding nickel pincer cofactor biosynthesis protein LarB: MRELLEAVAAGEVSPAEAEAQLAGYATGDAGRYDAARESRSGVPEAVLADGKTPVEIADLSVTAVETTGRAIVTRLSEDGAAVVRQRLGETHPESERTYHERAGVFVAHAPGFELPTLDATVGVVTAGTSDAVPAGEASVIASEMGATVERVNDVGVAGIARLFDRLDELRELDVLVVAAGREGALPTVVAGLVDTPVIGLPVSTGYGHAGEGEAALVGMLQSCTALTTVNVDAGFTAGAQAGLVSRALDCAREQANTRG, from the coding sequence ATGCGCGAGTTGCTCGAAGCGGTCGCCGCTGGCGAGGTCAGCCCCGCCGAGGCGGAGGCACAGCTCGCTGGCTACGCCACCGGCGACGCGGGACGGTACGACGCCGCCCGTGAATCCCGGTCGGGCGTCCCGGAAGCCGTCCTCGCCGACGGAAAGACACCGGTGGAAATCGCGGACCTGTCCGTGACGGCCGTCGAGACGACGGGCCGGGCCATCGTGACGCGGCTCTCAGAGGACGGTGCCGCAGTGGTCCGCCAGCGACTGGGCGAGACCCACCCCGAGAGCGAGCGGACCTATCACGAGCGGGCAGGCGTGTTCGTCGCCCACGCACCCGGCTTCGAACTGCCGACGCTCGACGCGACTGTCGGTGTCGTGACGGCCGGCACGTCCGACGCGGTGCCCGCCGGCGAGGCGAGCGTCATCGCGAGCGAGATGGGTGCCACCGTCGAGCGAGTGAACGACGTGGGCGTCGCCGGTATCGCTCGTCTGTTCGACCGGTTGGACGAGTTGCGCGAACTGGACGTCCTCGTCGTCGCCGCGGGCCGGGAGGGCGCGCTCCCGACGGTCGTCGCAGGACTGGTCGACACGCCCGTCATCGGTCTGCCGGTGTCGACGGGCTACGGCCACGCCGGCGAGGGCGAGGCGGCACTCGTCGGAATGCTCCAGTCCTGTACCGCGCTGACCACCGTCAACGTAGACGCGGGCTTTACCGCCGGGGCGCAGGCCGGACTCGTCTCGCGCGCGCTCGACTGCGCGCGCGAGCAGGCGAACACGCGCGGGTAG
- a CDS encoding HaeII family restriction endonuclease: MSVEDAKAEIDTLIGNSRFRCYRPLRVAEILFRSRTDAEIDIADPESYRVASARWRDEISERLTGKGSTSSRSYQKDFSDLLSPEDLGVLDRVNRENDGLVECYIYSKLRHDKWGGLIAAQEYVESADVDTFTFAEYMALTDESGLQEDSMLEIAVYALFTALTEELDAEAVLELGNPDRAVTTDFSDFVGVFLGLAPDETSFRTPVDIHRAGQGTYAADKGVDIGTNFGTMVQVKHVSLDTAQAEKIDENSHVDRVVVVCRDAERDVIESVSNQLGFDRVQDIVTISDLEAWYDRAIDDHRDSIGRRLLAALRDEFSEEFQRGEWKVPEIDALLDERGYDPDRLTGRWAL; encoded by the coding sequence ATGAGTGTCGAAGACGCGAAGGCGGAGATAGACACGCTAATCGGCAACTCTCGATTCCGCTGCTATCGACCGCTCCGAGTCGCCGAAATCCTCTTTCGGTCACGGACCGACGCCGAAATCGACATCGCCGACCCGGAGAGCTACCGCGTCGCGAGTGCGCGGTGGCGCGACGAGATTTCGGAGCGACTCACCGGGAAGGGGTCCACGTCGTCGCGGTCCTACCAGAAGGACTTCAGCGATTTACTCTCCCCGGAGGATTTGGGGGTGTTAGACCGGGTGAACAGAGAGAACGACGGCCTCGTGGAGTGTTACATCTACAGCAAACTGCGACACGACAAGTGGGGCGGCCTGATAGCCGCACAGGAGTACGTCGAGTCCGCGGACGTGGACACGTTCACCTTCGCGGAGTACATGGCCCTCACCGACGAGAGCGGGCTGCAGGAGGACTCGATGCTCGAAATCGCGGTCTACGCGCTGTTTACGGCCCTGACCGAGGAGTTGGACGCCGAGGCGGTACTCGAACTCGGGAACCCGGACCGTGCCGTCACGACGGACTTCTCGGACTTCGTCGGCGTGTTCTTGGGCCTCGCGCCCGACGAGACGTCGTTCCGAACGCCGGTCGACATCCACCGCGCGGGGCAAGGGACGTACGCGGCGGACAAGGGCGTCGACATCGGGACGAACTTCGGGACGATGGTGCAGGTCAAACACGTCTCCCTCGACACGGCCCAAGCCGAGAAGATAGACGAGAACTCACACGTCGACCGCGTCGTCGTCGTGTGTCGGGACGCCGAACGCGACGTCATCGAGAGCGTCTCGAACCAACTCGGCTTCGACCGGGTTCAGGACATCGTCACCATCAGCGACCTCGAAGCGTGGTACGACAGGGCAATCGACGACCACCGCGACAGCATCGGCCGGCGACTGCTCGCGGCGTTACGGGACGAGTTCAGCGAGGAGTTCCAGCGCGGCGAGTGGAAGGTCCCGGAAATCGACGCCCTCCTCGACGAACGCGGGTACGACCCCGACCGGCTGACCGGCCGCTGGGCACTGTGA
- a CDS encoding DUF1931 domain-containing protein, giving the protein MADLIVKAAVKEALDDMNVSSDFYAALDDEVEELLDDAARRAEENDRKTVQPRDL; this is encoded by the coding sequence ATGGCAGACCTGATCGTCAAAGCCGCCGTGAAGGAAGCGCTCGATGATATGAACGTCTCCTCGGACTTCTACGCCGCCCTCGACGACGAAGTCGAAGAACTGCTCGACGACGCCGCGCGACGCGCCGAGGAGAACGACCGGAAGACGGTCCAGCCCCGCGACCTGTAA
- a CDS encoding phosphoglucomutase/phosphomannomutase family protein — protein sequence MEEISFGTDGWRATLETFTDRRVRAVGQAVATYLREEGAGGTVAVGYDAREHSRGFAEELARVLCANGFDALVPQRDVPTPVLAWTVRDRELAGGLMVTASHNPPEYNGVKFVPAGGAPASADVTDAIESRLAPPDPLPEAEYGTVTETDLLTPYVDHARSFVDADLGGLQVVYDAMHGSGRGVTDRVLDAAGADVERLRCDRDPTFGGESPEPSAERLGRLRERVRSGEADVGIANDGDADRIGVVTPGRGVLDASLFFATVYEFLLGAHDGAAVRTVSTSSIVDRVADAHGELVYETPVGFKYVAAKMQERDALVGGEESGGFGIRGHLPNKDGVVTALLAAAAAADRPFDERVDTLEGTHGEVHQDRVSVDCPDDRKAGVVADLDGALPDELAGEAVERVNDVDGFKIFLADGTWLLVRPSGTEPKLRVYAEATSADRVEELLAAGRELVEPLV from the coding sequence ATGGAGGAGATTTCGTTCGGCACCGACGGCTGGCGGGCAACGCTAGAGACGTTCACCGACCGCCGCGTCCGGGCCGTCGGACAGGCCGTCGCCACCTACCTCCGCGAAGAGGGAGCGGGCGGCACCGTCGCCGTCGGCTACGACGCCCGCGAACACTCCCGGGGGTTCGCCGAGGAACTCGCCCGCGTCCTCTGTGCCAACGGCTTCGACGCGCTCGTCCCCCAGCGCGACGTGCCCACGCCGGTCCTCGCGTGGACCGTCCGTGACCGCGAACTGGCCGGCGGGCTGATGGTCACGGCCTCGCACAACCCGCCCGAGTACAACGGCGTGAAGTTCGTCCCGGCGGGCGGCGCGCCCGCGAGTGCCGACGTGACCGACGCCATCGAGTCCCGACTGGCACCACCCGACCCGCTCCCCGAGGCCGAGTACGGGACCGTGACCGAGACGGACCTGCTCACCCCGTACGTCGACCACGCACGCTCGTTCGTGGACGCCGACCTCGGCGGGTTGCAGGTCGTCTACGACGCGATGCACGGGAGCGGGCGCGGCGTCACCGACCGCGTCCTCGACGCCGCCGGAGCCGACGTGGAGCGACTCCGCTGTGACCGGGACCCCACGTTCGGCGGCGAGTCGCCGGAACCCAGCGCGGAGCGACTCGGCCGACTCCGCGAGCGTGTCCGGTCCGGCGAGGCAGACGTCGGCATCGCCAACGACGGCGACGCCGACCGCATCGGCGTCGTGACGCCCGGGCGGGGGGTCCTCGACGCGAGCCTGTTCTTCGCGACCGTGTACGAGTTCCTCTTGGGGGCACACGACGGGGCGGCCGTCCGTACCGTCTCGACCAGCAGCATCGTGGACCGTGTGGCCGACGCCCACGGCGAACTCGTCTACGAGACGCCGGTCGGGTTCAAGTACGTCGCCGCCAAGATGCAGGAACGCGACGCGCTGGTGGGCGGCGAGGAGAGCGGCGGCTTCGGCATCCGCGGCCACCTCCCGAACAAGGACGGCGTCGTGACCGCACTCTTGGCGGCCGCCGCAGCCGCCGACCGACCGTTCGACGAGCGCGTCGATACCCTCGAAGGAACACACGGCGAGGTCCATCAGGACCGCGTGAGCGTCGACTGCCCCGACGACCGGAAGGCGGGCGTCGTCGCCGACCTCGACGGCGCGCTCCCCGACGAACTGGCCGGCGAGGCAGTCGAGCGCGTCAACGACGTGGACGGGTTCAAGATATTCCTCGCCGACGGGACGTGGCTCCTCGTGCGGCCGAGCGGGACGGAGCCGAAACTCCGGGTGTACGCCGAAGCCACCAGTGCCGACCGGGTCGAGGAGTTGCTCGCCGCCGGGCGCGAACTGGTCGAACCGCTCGTCTGA
- the glmM gene encoding phosphoglucosamine mutase, with protein sequence MFGTSGIRGPVGEKVTAALALSVGRAVGMDTERVVVGRDPRESGELLTDALAAGLRESGTDVCDVGLAATPTVARAVGWEDADAGVSVTASHNPPQDNGIKLWQPTGQAFDAPLREEISERVRTEAADLRAWDGLGDRTRVDARERHADALVDAVDVSDPPAVVVDVGNGAGGVTVDALERLGCAVETLNAQPDGAFPGRPSEPTAEHCRSLARLVAEGDADLGIAHDGDADRTRVVAGDGTYLSGDVTLALLARAAASDGQQVAAPVDTSLAVDDHLAEAGVTVTRTRVGDVYVADRVAEDGVAFGGEPSGAWIWPDATLCPDGPLAACKLVELASERPLTDRAAEVDTYPIRRDSVETDAKTAVMERVRARVTDEYADVSTLDGVRVDLGDGWFLLRASGTQPLVRITAEARDPARADAVFAEARSVLSAARE encoded by the coding sequence ATGTTCGGGACGAGCGGCATCCGCGGGCCAGTCGGCGAGAAGGTGACGGCCGCCCTCGCGCTCTCGGTGGGGCGAGCGGTCGGGATGGACACAGAGCGCGTCGTGGTCGGACGGGACCCCCGCGAGAGCGGCGAGTTGCTGACCGACGCGCTGGCCGCCGGACTCCGGGAGTCCGGCACCGACGTGTGTGACGTGGGACTCGCGGCGACGCCGACGGTCGCCCGGGCCGTCGGCTGGGAGGACGCCGACGCGGGCGTCTCGGTGACGGCCTCGCACAACCCGCCACAGGACAACGGCATCAAACTCTGGCAGCCGACCGGACAGGCGTTCGACGCACCGCTCCGCGAGGAAATCAGCGAGCGCGTCCGGACAGAGGCCGCCGACCTGCGGGCGTGGGACGGGTTGGGCGACCGGACCCGAGTCGACGCCCGCGAACGCCACGCCGACGCGCTCGTCGACGCCGTGGACGTGTCAGACCCGCCCGCCGTCGTCGTCGACGTGGGCAACGGTGCGGGCGGCGTTACCGTCGACGCGCTCGAACGCCTCGGCTGTGCGGTGGAGACGCTCAACGCCCAACCCGACGGGGCGTTCCCGGGGCGGCCGAGCGAACCGACCGCCGAGCACTGCCGGTCGCTGGCCCGGTTGGTCGCCGAGGGGGACGCCGACCTCGGCATCGCCCACGACGGCGACGCCGACCGGACCCGCGTCGTCGCCGGCGACGGGACGTACCTCTCGGGGGACGTGACGCTGGCACTGCTAGCCCGTGCGGCCGCCAGCGACGGCCAACAGGTGGCCGCACCCGTCGACACCAGCCTCGCCGTCGACGACCACCTCGCCGAGGCTGGCGTCACGGTCACGCGGACGCGGGTCGGTGACGTGTACGTCGCCGACCGGGTAGCCGAGGACGGGGTGGCCTTCGGCGGCGAACCCAGCGGCGCGTGGATATGGCCCGACGCGACGCTGTGCCCGGACGGGCCGCTCGCGGCCTGCAAACTCGTCGAACTGGCGAGCGAGCGACCCCTGACCGACCGCGCCGCCGAGGTGGACACCTACCCTATCCGGCGCGACAGCGTCGAGACGGACGCGAAGACTGCGGTCATGGAGAGGGTCCGCGCTCGGGTCACCGACGAGTACGCCGACGTGTCGACGCTCGACGGCGTGCGTGTGGACCTCGGTGACGGGTGGTTCCTGCTCCGGGCCAGCGGCACCCAACCCCTCGTCCGTATCACCGCCGAGGCTCGGGACCCGGCTCGGGCGGACGCCGTGTTCGCGGAGGCGCGTTCGGTGCTGTCGGCGGCACGGGAGTGA
- a CDS encoding alpha/beta fold hydrolase, with protein sequence MSRTEREGVTLYYEAVGSGQTVVFVNPAGYGAWCWSWLVDALAGPVETLVWDYRGTGRSDGPPGPYDVGTLAADLDAVLADHGVDGVHLVGAGLGGMVALEHAFRGARAETLTLVGTTADGARVNADALDALAAPRDDADALRESLRGAFSAGVVADHPDAVDRIVEWRAEDDADAAGWDAQTAAMTNYDASDRLYEMTRPTLVVHGRADGVVPFDAGRALADGLPRGSFQPVETGHLAAAADPGAVEDALTGFLASEGVDGV encoded by the coding sequence ATGTCACGGACCGAACGCGAGGGTGTCACTCTCTACTACGAGGCGGTCGGGAGCGGGCAGACCGTCGTGTTCGTCAACCCCGCGGGCTACGGCGCGTGGTGCTGGTCGTGGCTCGTCGACGCACTCGCCGGACCCGTCGAGACGCTCGTGTGGGACTACCGGGGGACGGGCCGGTCGGATGGCCCACCCGGACCGTACGACGTGGGGACGCTCGCGGCCGATCTCGACGCCGTGCTGGCCGACCACGGGGTCGACGGGGTCCACCTCGTCGGCGCGGGACTCGGCGGGATGGTCGCGCTGGAGCACGCGTTCCGCGGGGCACGGGCCGAGACGCTGACCCTCGTCGGGACGACGGCCGACGGGGCACGCGTGAACGCGGACGCCCTCGACGCGCTGGCCGCGCCGCGTGACGACGCCGACGCGCTCCGCGAGTCGCTCCGGGGTGCGTTCTCGGCGGGCGTCGTAGCCGACCACCCGGACGCAGTGGACCGAATCGTCGAGTGGCGGGCCGAGGACGACGCCGACGCGGCGGGGTGGGACGCACAGACGGCGGCGATGACGAACTACGACGCGAGCGACCGTCTCTACGAGATGACGCGCCCGACGCTGGTAGTCCACGGCCGGGCCGACGGAGTGGTACCGTTCGACGCCGGGCGTGCCCTCGCGGACGGGTTGCCACGCGGTTCGTTCCAGCCCGTCGAGACGGGCCACCTCGCGGCGGCGGCGGACCCGGGTGCCGTCGAGGACGCACTGACCGGGTTCCTCGCGAGCGAGGGCGTCGACGGCGTCTGA
- a CDS encoding GIY-YIG nuclease family protein has protein sequence MSDHYVYVLRCADDTLYTGYTTDIERRVREHERGDGAKYTRGRTPVDLVHVERFDSKSAAMSREYELKQYSKAEKERLVGG, from the coding sequence GTGAGCGACCACTACGTGTACGTCCTGCGCTGTGCCGACGACACCCTCTATACGGGCTACACGACCGACATCGAGCGGCGCGTCCGCGAACACGAGCGAGGCGACGGCGCGAAGTACACCCGCGGGCGAACGCCCGTCGACCTCGTCCACGTCGAGCGGTTCGACTCGAAGTCGGCCGCGATGTCACGCGAGTACGAACTCAAGCAGTACTCGAAGGCCGAGAAAGAGCGGCTCGTGGGTGGTTAG
- the alaS gene encoding alanine--tRNA ligase, with product MSQLESEYRLQYFEDNGFHRLECVDCGDHFWTVDGGRDTCGEPPCAEYDFIDDPGFAEEYSLAEMREAFLSFFEDHDHERVDPYPVAANRWRDDVLLTQASIYDFQPLVTSGETPPPANPLCISQPCIRMQDIDNVGKTGRHTMAFEMMAHHAFNAREDVEDEYAYEGEVYWKEETVAYCFEFFESLGADTDELTFIEDPWVGGGNAGPALEVIYQGAELATLVFMSMEQDPEGEYELKDGNRYSPMDTYVVDTGYGLERWTWVSQGTPTVYEAVYPEMIAFLKDNAGVDLSDEEESVVHHAAKLSGRMDIDEADDVEAARDTIAEQVGVSADELRALMAPLEDIYAISDHCRALAYMLGDGIVPSNVGTGYLARMVLRRTKRLCDNVGVDAPLDELVDMQAERLGYTNRDTVRDIVRTEVEKYRETLDRGGRRVRQLAEEYENTGEPIPTTELVELYDSHGIQPDMVEEIAAERGVDVDVPDDFYSVVAQRHGGDEDDEAAEPTAETARFTDLPETDQLYYENQERTEFEAMVLDVFEREDGNYDVVLDGTMFYPEGGGQPADHGVLSTDEVTAEVTDVQRFDGVIVHRADDDPGKGEFVRGQVDASRRRRLMRHHTATHIVGHATREVLGDHIRQAGAQKHTDSARLDVRHYEPITREQVKEIERRANALVTENTAVTQEWPDRHEAESEYGFDLYQGGIPAGEQIRLIHVDEDVQACGGTHVSRTGDIGAIKILGTERIQDGVERVTFAAGEAAIEATQRAEDALSDAADVLDVTPQEVPETAERFFEEWKERGKTIEDLQEELAEVRAAGASDGDEVTVGDATAIVQRLDAGMDELRATANAIVEEGNIAVVGSGADGGQFVVAVPDGVDVDAGEVVGELASRVGGGGGGPPDFAQGGGPDAEAVDDALADAPDVLKQVRDA from the coding sequence ATGAGTCAACTCGAATCGGAGTACCGACTCCAGTACTTCGAGGACAACGGGTTCCATCGGCTGGAGTGTGTCGACTGTGGCGACCACTTCTGGACGGTCGACGGGGGCCGGGACACCTGTGGGGAACCGCCCTGCGCGGAGTACGATTTCATCGACGACCCCGGTTTCGCCGAGGAGTACAGCCTCGCCGAGATGCGCGAGGCGTTCCTCTCGTTCTTCGAGGACCACGACCACGAACGCGTCGACCCCTACCCGGTCGCCGCGAACCGCTGGCGCGACGACGTGTTGCTGACCCAAGCCTCCATCTACGACTTCCAGCCGCTGGTCACGTCCGGCGAGACGCCGCCGCCGGCAAACCCCCTCTGCATCAGCCAGCCCTGCATCCGGATGCAGGACATCGACAACGTGGGCAAGACGGGCCGGCACACGATGGCCTTCGAGATGATGGCCCACCACGCGTTCAACGCCCGCGAGGACGTCGAAGACGAGTACGCCTACGAGGGCGAAGTCTACTGGAAAGAAGAGACCGTGGCGTACTGTTTCGAGTTCTTCGAGTCCCTCGGTGCCGACACGGACGAACTCACCTTCATCGAGGACCCGTGGGTCGGCGGCGGCAACGCGGGACCCGCCCTCGAAGTCATCTACCAAGGGGCGGAACTGGCGACGCTCGTGTTCATGTCCATGGAGCAGGACCCGGAGGGCGAGTACGAACTCAAGGACGGTAACCGCTACAGCCCGATGGACACCTACGTCGTCGACACCGGCTACGGACTGGAGCGGTGGACGTGGGTGAGTCAGGGGACGCCGACCGTCTACGAGGCCGTCTATCCCGAGATGATTGCCTTCCTCAAGGACAACGCCGGGGTCGACCTCAGCGACGAGGAGGAGTCGGTCGTCCACCACGCCGCGAAACTTTCGGGGCGGATGGACATCGACGAGGCCGACGACGTGGAGGCCGCCCGGGACACCATCGCCGAGCAGGTGGGCGTCTCCGCCGACGAACTACGCGCGTTGATGGCACCGCTGGAAGACATCTACGCCATCTCCGACCACTGCCGGGCACTCGCGTACATGCTCGGGGACGGTATCGTCCCCTCGAACGTCGGGACGGGCTATCTCGCCCGGATGGTCCTCCGCCGGACCAAGCGGCTGTGTGACAACGTGGGCGTCGACGCGCCGCTGGACGAACTCGTGGACATGCAGGCCGAGCGGCTCGGCTACACGAACCGCGACACCGTGCGCGATATCGTGCGCACGGAAGTCGAGAAGTACCGCGAGACGCTGGACCGGGGCGGCCGCCGCGTCCGTCAGTTGGCCGAGGAGTACGAGAACACCGGCGAGCCGATTCCCACGACGGAACTCGTCGAACTGTACGACTCACACGGCATCCAACCGGACATGGTCGAGGAGATAGCCGCCGAGCGCGGCGTCGACGTGGACGTGCCCGACGACTTCTACTCGGTCGTCGCCCAACGCCACGGCGGCGACGAGGACGACGAAGCGGCAGAACCCACGGCCGAGACAGCGCGGTTCACTGACCTGCCCGAGACGGACCAGCTGTACTACGAGAACCAAGAGCGAACCGAGTTCGAGGCGATGGTACTGGACGTGTTCGAGCGCGAGGACGGCAACTACGACGTGGTACTCGACGGGACGATGTTCTACCCGGAGGGCGGTGGTCAGCCAGCGGACCACGGCGTCCTCTCGACGGACGAGGTGACGGCCGAGGTGACCGACGTACAGCGGTTCGACGGCGTCATCGTCCACCGGGCGGACGACGACCCCGGCAAGGGCGAGTTCGTCCGCGGACAGGTCGACGCGAGCCGGCGGCGGCGGTTGATGCGTCACCACACCGCGACGCACATCGTCGGGCACGCCACCCGCGAGGTACTGGGCGACCACATCCGGCAGGCCGGGGCACAGAAACACACCGACAGTGCCCGCCTCGACGTGCGACACTACGAACCCATCACCCGCGAGCAGGTCAAGGAGATAGAGCGACGCGCGAACGCACTCGTCACCGAGAACACGGCGGTGACACAGGAGTGGCCGGACCGCCACGAGGCCGAGTCGGAGTACGGCTTCGACCTGTACCAAGGCGGCATCCCGGCGGGCGAGCAGATACGCCTCATCCACGTCGACGAGGACGTACAGGCCTGTGGCGGCACGCACGTCTCCCGGACCGGCGACATCGGGGCCATCAAGATTCTCGGCACCGAGCGCATCCAGGACGGCGTCGAGCGGGTGACCTTCGCCGCGGGCGAGGCGGCCATCGAGGCCACCCAGCGCGCCGAGGACGCGCTCTCCGACGCCGCCGACGTGCTGGACGTGACGCCCCAAGAGGTTCCCGAGACGGCCGAACGCTTCTTCGAGGAGTGGAAAGAACGGGGCAAGACGATAGAGGACCTGCAGGAGGAACTCGCGGAAGTCCGGGCGGCGGGCGCGAGCGACGGGGACGAGGTGACCGTCGGTGACGCGACGGCTATCGTCCAGCGTCTCGACGCCGGGATGGACGAACTCCGGGCGACGGCCAACGCCATCGTCGAAGAAGGGAACATCGCCGTCGTGGGCAGCGGTGCCGACGGCGGGCAGTTCGTCGTCGCCGTGCCCGACGGCGTCGACGTGGACGCCGGTGAAGTCGTCGGCGAACTCGCGTCCCGCGTCGGCGGCGGCGGCGGCGGCCCGCCGGACTTCGCACAGGGCGGTGGCCCCGACGCCGAGGCTGTGGACGACGCGCTGGCGGACGCCCCGGACGTACTCAAGCAGGTCAGAGACGCCTGA
- the rpiA gene encoding ribose-5-phosphate isomerase RpiA, with the protein MKRGGSDEAKRRAGESAAEAVEDGAVVGLGTGSTAAHAIRALGRAVGSGHDIAGIPTSYQSRHLAREVGIPLTTLDDDSPDVAIDGADQVADGDLLKGGGAAHAREKLVDSAADRLLVVADESKLAESLSVPVPVEVVPDARRPVADAVRELGGDPTLRAAERKDGPVVTDNGNLVLDCDFGTIGDPAELAASLSALPGVLEHGVFVGLADEIHVGTDEDVTVRRPDA; encoded by the coding sequence ATGAAACGCGGCGGGAGCGACGAGGCGAAGCGACGGGCGGGCGAGTCCGCGGCCGAGGCCGTCGAGGACGGGGCGGTGGTCGGCCTCGGCACCGGGAGTACGGCGGCCCACGCGATTCGGGCACTCGGGCGGGCAGTCGGGTCGGGGCACGACATCGCGGGGATTCCGACATCCTACCAGTCCCGGCACCTCGCCCGCGAGGTGGGCATCCCGCTGACGACGCTGGACGACGACAGCCCCGACGTGGCCATCGACGGTGCGGACCAAGTGGCCGACGGAGACCTGCTGAAAGGCGGCGGTGCGGCCCACGCACGGGAGAAGCTAGTCGACAGCGCGGCCGACCGGTTGCTCGTGGTCGCCGACGAGTCGAAACTGGCCGAGTCACTCTCGGTACCCGTCCCGGTCGAGGTCGTCCCCGACGCCCGGCGACCGGTGGCCGACGCCGTGCGCGAACTGGGCGGCGACCCGACCCTCCGGGCGGCAGAGCGCAAGGACGGACCCGTCGTGACCGACAACGGCAACCTCGTGTTGGACTGTGACTTCGGCACTATCGGCGACCCGGCGGAACTGGCGGCCAGTCTGTCGGCACTCCCGGGCGTCCTCGAACACGGGGTGTTCGTCGGCCTCGCGGACGAGATACACGTCGGGACGGACGAGGACGTGACAGTCCGTCGTCCCGACGCGTAG